In the Channa argus isolate prfri chromosome 19, Channa argus male v1.0, whole genome shotgun sequence genome, AACTTAGTTTTAAGGTTATCATTCAATATTGTGCATACATtcaacagtttaaaatgttttttttgctggaGGTAAAAgacttttagtgtttttacaAGTTTACCAATGAAAGTCACAGGAGCTTTCATTACTGATGCTACACACCTTGATGCCACATGGTATTTACTATCAGGTCACAATATGAGACACAGGAAGGAGAAACAACTGCATAACTGAATGTTCTAATTTAGAGAAAAACTAACTTAAAACTAAGAGTCTACTGACAGcaattattaaagaaaaagtataATCAAACCAGGATTTAGCACTCAGTAATACAATTCATTATATCTACATTTCCTGCAACTGCCCCAATAGATCTGTGGTAAAAATTGTGATAAAATAAGTGTTGTTGTCTATTAACAACATGTTATTACAGTCAGAGTGCAGCTGCTATCATCTGGTAGATTAAGCATGGAAAGGAATCGCAGGAGTGGCAGTGGAAACACTGATCCTGCCTCCTATTAATGATGTTTATGAGTGATAATAATCACTGTGTGGATTATATTTACTGGAAATAACATGTGACCCACATGTTATTAGGTTTATGTGAAGAAGACATGTCATAATCATATGTAGGGAAGGATGTCAGCATTCTCAAGTTAGTTGTTCAGCGTTGAATCAAGACAAGCATCTTTCCCTAAAGAGCTTTGAGTAGCTTGAACATAAGCATAAAATTTCAACAGGCTTTATTTCCACATGTGgagaataaatacaaatgaatgtaaTGTATTTGGTATCAACATTCTGTAAGTGCAGATTAATTAACATTTCCtcaatatgttaaataaaacataatctaAGATTCAATTTGccacattttactgttattattattgaaacatttttttctatgacAAGTGTTGGTTCCACTGCACAGTCGCACAtagaacacatacagtacatgacttACTGCATTCATGTTGCTGTAAGGAATAAGGCAGCACAAAGCCTCTCAAACAGTCTGAAAGCAGGTACAAATGGTAGCATTGATATGGTTGTGTCTATATCAAGAGCTTTACAATTTGCTACCCATAAGTCACTAACCTCAAACTGATGGTAGCAAGCTAACATACCTCTTGCATCAACTTCAAACTATAAACTCAACTAAAAAGTACAGATAGAGTGACAGGTCTGTTGCAGTTTATCCAGACCAATTTCATCATTCACCCTAGAGTGTCAGAGCACATGCACTTTACCAGTTTTTTGATTTATATCTTTTTCATAGTTTTTCTCTTGAATACATGTTCTCTAATTTGACACCAGTTCATTTACTGTTTGTGCTTGTTCTTTCAAGTAATAGGCTGCAACTTAAACAGAACATGAGAATGGTCTACATTGTCAAAGCTGATTTATATGATAAATTCTGATATGATTGTATTGATCATCATATGGAAACTCTTTTTCCTAACAGCTAAACTTTGCAGCAGGAGATGACCACATAGGAGGCCTCCATGACACATTACTGACCAGTTAATCCTTCTAAAACCATGCAATTCTTTTGTATGTGATTTTTCTACAAGTACCCTACACCCTATACTGTTACCCAGCTTCCATGACAGgtagaaatatattttctaatCAAACCTACTTTACTGTAGAAATCATTGTTAACTTGAGTCTGGGATTCcatacataaataaagaaattaaattaagttaaCATGAATGATTTTATTCATGCATTTCTAACAAAGAAGTGTATATAATATCAACTCTAGTTCCCAAAggatcatattttaaataaatatttaatttaatgaaactttaactttaataaacacagaagaaacaaacaaataaaaagatataatGCTGTAAGTCACATCTGCTATCCCACATTCTCAAAGTATCTTAATATTTGACAATTAAACTTAACACATTGGAATGAGTCAGCAAAAGTTGACATGATTTGCATTTGCATATATTTCTTTCTCATATTTACCAGCACAATAATTTTAGTACAGTAATACATGTAGGGGTGGTATGGCTGCAATTAtgtaattcagattttttgtgtAATATTGAAGGATTGTAGTTGTTACAAGAATTACCTGATCTGAAGtgatttttatgtttcaaaTAGAAATAGACACTGATCGTAGCCAACTTACCAGCAATAATTGAGATCTCCTTGTTCTTGAAGATTTGAAAAACTTCACTTTTTAACTCCAGTTTTAAAGTAAGTCATGTATTTTTGTAGGCCTATATCTTCAGCAcataaatctaaataatttCATCGCATTACTGACCCTATAATTGAAAGCAacttacaacaacaacaacaacaacaacaacaacaataataataataacaatgacaatAATCTTTCCCGATAGATGCTTTTCATATATTTatgctaaataaatacatttattattggaGATAGAAAAACATTCTAATAATTTCaaaaagtttaacttttgtttgaaagtttcaaaaacattaaacaaccacaaaaatgactatttaatatatatatatctatatctatctatctaaaaaCAAGGGTTGGGGATGTTAAAAgtgttcacaaacacattttttagcCCAAAAAAACAGGTTCACAACAGTagaattatactgtaaattaacattaaaattttCTCCTTTGGTTGCAATTACTAATTGCAAGACAAACCACAAATCTTCTACAAACTAAGAGCATTTATATGAAAATAacacaggcagagagaggagtGGTGCATGcctaataaataaattatactgGCTtcagaacaacagcagcaactgaTTTCAATCTGTCATAATCAAATAGAGGTTCCAAACCATCTGAGTAAGGTGACTCATGCATGCAAAACTtgcaaacaaattacattttaacagcttttttgATGCCAACAACATTTCCTGCTCTATcttgacaagaaaaaaaacatttagtaaaaTATACCATTTTAGCCCTAACAGCATTGAATTATTCATGTAACAGATTTCTGTTACAGTTATAGTTAAAATCATATGCAGCTACAGCTCCAGAACAGTTAATCCAATGTCTGATGTAGTTAAAGTATAAGACAGGTGTAAACAGACACATGAGCCAacgctgacacacacatacacacacacttcctctctGAAACTGTTTCAATACCAGCTTTCTAACCACAGCCACCATCACACTGGCTATTTCAACTCAACAACAAATCTGCGATCCAAGAAGCTTCTGACCGTCAAATCTTGTGTTTAACCTCCCAGGACTGTGaccgccaccaccaccaccagcagctaTAGTATCAGATCTAAAGGAAAGACGTGCACAGTGCAACCTGCCACACCAAATCCAACTGAACACAAGTTGGCTTTTGGTTTTTACAAGAAACCGTGTGCGACAAGGTGGGGACGCAAGCTGCACAAGCAGATCATATAAGCACTGTCTAATTAGTCTGCCTTATAAGTTCTCCCTccattttgctgcttttattgaCAAGCAATTCCTTGACGTTTCTTGTTTGTTAGCCTTACAGCGGGTTACAGCCCAACTGTCATACGTGTGACACAGTGATCAATACCTGCAGTGGATGAAAATGCGATACAGCATGAAGCCTAAAAGTGAAACAACATGATGAAATGTCACTACTAGCCGCTACATGGTTGCCTTTGGCGTTATGGGCTACTTTTGGAGAGGAGATGCTTAAGGATGTGTTGACACTGCTTATGATTAAGCCTGTAAACGATAGCAAACTAAAAGAAATGTGAATACAGACAGCAAGAAAATTGACATTACTGCCAAAGCCCTGCGCGCCTGCTCCTGTCGGTGTCCACACTGCCGTTGTTATTATattaactaaataaactaaGTGTGGAGGCTATGTTCAACTTCACTCAACTTTCCTTCATTCTGTGGCTCCCGTGGTCTAAAATGTTCGTGGACACGCACCGTGACACTAATATCACGCGTGACATAATTTactcaatttttaaaaaatacttgtaCCGTCCCTTGGTTTTCTCCGTGGTCGCAAAGTGGGTACTGATTAACACAAACTTTTTCCCCAGCTCACCCCCTCTCTCATAATTTAAATAACCCCGATATTTTAATTCAAGAACTGAGTAACCGTTTACTTAATTTACACGAAACTTACCCCGGACGCTTTAACATCCTTTCTGTTGAGTTTTTCTTGACTTTCAACTATTTTCcgaatttttaataatttttttctcatattttttgCTAGACGCGGCGggcctgaaaattgtttgcTTTCCTCTCTTTCGAGCAGCCATTGTGTATGCGCTGCGATGCAACCGCACTAGGAGTTAGCCACGCCCACTATATGTCCGCTCCGTCGTGCTTTTTGATTTGTCCAACGCACTGCCACTTTGACTTCAATGTCACTTGCGGCCCTATTTAATAAAACTCAATTTTTGGACTTGCTATGCTTTCTGTCAATCGTTTAAATTTGGTTTAGTTTCGTTTACAACGATAGGAAGACAAGAATGGCTGCCAAGAAATCCTATTGGCTCATTGGGCTGTCAGTCTACGTTGGTAGTCTTTAGAGGTTCCCATTGGGTTACTCTGCTGTCAGTTGTCCGTGACGTTGAGGGTGATTTTCCTGGTGCGCTGTTGCATCAACAAGAGGGGAGTTGTCTCGAGCATGACGAGGAAGTCTGTTGCTTGTGTAGCTACATCAGTTAGCTACATGTAGTGTGCAGCTATTCACCAGCGTTTTGAAGCTATTATATTGCTAGCATTCCAAGGACATAGAAATGTCAACATAATTTGTGAATACATGGAGACTGGATAAGCTTGTTAGTTCttataatatttttagaaaCTGGATAACCTTCAACTGTTTTGGATACTGTGCTCTTTCACAAGTCATTAGCCTGCTAACCGCTGGAtaatatttggcattttgtaAAAGGTAACTATTGTTTATCTCAGTTCCCCTCTAACGTAAGTCATTCTGCCTTAATGAATAGTCTCTACACGTTTCTCCTGTGGCAGTTATTTAATATCCACGTAGGTCATCATGTTAAAAAATAGCAGCGTTGCATAGCTAATGTTAATTCATTGACTTCAAGAAGAACGACCTTTAAATTCTGCATAACTTATACTTCAAACACCAAGCTTCAACgaacattaaaacaaagtaaaagagtTTTTACTCAGAATTCAGTGTGGTTGCATCTTAAAAGCTAAACCTGAccttaaagttaaaatatagTTCAGATTGTTAACTTTTGGCACCAAAATGTATAGGCTCCATAGTTCTGAAACATTTGGTCCAAAGTTAAAACTTACCTTCCCAACcatatgtaaataataaaggaTGGTAAAGGATGGTTGCAGTAAAACACCATCATATGCATGTTTACCCTGTTTAGATAATATAAAGTGAATTCTTTACCAGATAATGGAACAGCtggacaagtttttttttttagttgagtgtgtgtgcagagctTGCAGTTTGTAATCGTGGAGGCGAAAAcgaattaattttatttatttatttgctaataaggtttattaaaataagtattttcaatacatttaatgtaaaaaaaaaaaaaaatgcatgcacTGAATGTCCAGATAGAGAACAGGTCACTGCATGCACTGAAATGCATGTAAGCTGTTGTAAAAATCCCTGTCACTGTCATTTACAAAGAAATGAGGTACACAAATGGCACATTTGTGCAAATATATTGCAGGTGTTAATGCTGGAGGCATTTGAGAAACCAGAAATGAACTTGTGCTTTGAGTGCTCAACTATGTCCCTCTCTACTAAATTAAGTAATGTtgtcaataaaatgtctttcaggGAACTAGACCACCAGACGTGGTTTTATCCTGCATCAgcaaaattttataaaaaaagcgTGTTTTTGATCTCCCTTCAGGCTAAAGCAGTGAGGGGgttaataaacaaacacagagctgaGTGGAAGAGGGGCTGTACaataacttaaataaatgttaataaatttgTATTACATTATACAAATTTTACTATTGAGAAATTACTATTGTATTTGatgtttgtgttatgttttagAGTGTATTTTTTCACTGTAATTTGCACCCCTCCCTCCATATCTTGCTTACTCCAGCTAattaataatcaaattaaatcaaattgatTATCCTTATCTGACCCTTATCTGACCTTATTGGTGATGTTTGTGTGAGGCATGTTGTAATTCTCACTAGAGTTCacctaaatttaaaattttaaaaacattttaaactaaacaaatctgtacttgtgtgtttttccattgcTCCTTagttttctttaacaaaaagcgacatctttatgttttttatttgctctaACTAATGTGATATAAACATACCAAACTTTGGAGAAAATGAGAGTAGCAAATGTGAAGAATAAATTTTCATGAATTACTTcaagaatatattttattttctaatacaGTCTGATGATCATTAGGTTTTAAcagttaattgtttttaaattgatatcAACATTAACAGAAGTTTAGATTAGTTAACTTAATTCACACATAAACAGcataaaagtggaaaacaagacacaaaaacaaagaaaaaatgtgactgGAGAGGCCAAGAAGGCACAGTATACCATGGACCTCCCCAAACCTGtaaacaaaaatcaatcaaacaaaacagaaaattaagttaaaacacaataaacaacatCTACAGTTTATAGTCCAACgatttcacagaaaaaaacaataatattacAAACAAGTTTAAAGTTTGTTGTGGGTTATTATAAACTACAGACTTTGTGTGGAGTTGGTTattatatgttttaataaattctttttaaaactctgtaacaataataaaccattaacaatatttatattgGTATTTTAGTCCCCAGTAATATCTGAGGGAATACtggaaatgatgatgatgtgccTTTCTATTATTCAAAAATGAACCTGAGAATTAAATTAGAGAaagcactgaaataaaatgGGAGAGCATTTGGTATGGACATGTTTTTTCTATAAACAAATatctaaaaaaagtttttattataCTGAAATACTGcagaaatttcagtttttctaaaaaaacaatgcagttgTCAGATTGCAAAAACTGCAATTagaaataaagaattaaaacgtttttttaacattttttttttaagtgctacAGGTCCCATAAAATATTAGAAGCTTGGAGTTCATTGTCTAAATATGCTGTAGCCTAAGTGTTCTGGAGAACTTGGTTGTTGGCATGAGGGGGGACTAATCAGCTGGGACCTTAATGAGAAGGGAGCTCTAGGCTAATCAAATGGCAATATTGCTATATCGTTCAGctatgtgtgtgtcctttcggctcatcccgtaAGTTCAAGGTGGCCACAGTagatcattagtccgcatgttaatttggcacagtttttacgctggatgcccttcctaacgcaacacttcccaatttctaccaggcttgggaccataATCATCACTAATAAACTTGTGTGGCTTATAAATAGGTAAAGCTTAAAGATCAGTGTTTGAACAGTATTTCTGAAGATAGAAACTGACTAACAGATATTTGAATGAACTAAACTGTAGTTTAGTTCACTAAACTGCATTAATATTCCACTGTTTCCTTAAACCCCATTGATGTATACTttgtaatacacacacatagaaataaGGTAACACTAAATAAACTCTGTTAATATTATCCTTTTGTACACAGGTCCACATGGATAAAAATGCACGAAAACTTCGGAATCAGGACGTTAACCCATGCCTTGAAGTAAATTTAACAACAATTTCTGTTCTAAACTGTTTGAATCATCGCACTGCTGTAAAATGGTGTCTTAATCTTCTAAActtgtttattgctttttagGAAACTGATGCCTCACAGAAGTGTTTGGATGCCTACAAATATGATAAAGACATGTGTTCTGCCTATTTCCAGAGATATAGAAATTGCCGAAAATACTGGGTTagtgatttttatatttagcatAAAAGAGTTGAGGAATAGAGGAAACAAGTGGGCGAAAAGTGAGCaaacattttgcatgttttatttgtacattagAGATGATAAATGATGAATGTTGGATGCAGAGAAGTCATGTTCATCAATATAGAGACTTGAGGTGTTATATATTTGGCTTGCCCACACTTACCTGTTGATGTGGCTTAAGGCAGCAGAAACTCTCATTATTTATGCTACACTGGCGACACCCACTGGTTGGTTACAGTATTATTCCACCGAGGGGCAGAAGCAGGTGAACAGGAGCGCTTAGCTATAAGTCTAGGGGAATTGGAAGAAGACAGAGGAAACCACGTTAATAATGTAGTTTTAAGCCCTTTTCAGACAAGCACcttgttttgtacattttgtataaGAATAAGAACTAGAAGCACCTGTGATGTCAGACATATATAACAACAGCCTATTTAACACACCTCACATCTGTGTGTCACAgctatattattaaaaaactttacaaaaaactTTATATAGCCTGGGGTATACATGACATGCTATAAAGGTGCTAtaattgtgctttatttttatgttcaatGTAGCACAACATAATGGTGCAGAGGAGAAGAGATGGTGTGAAACCTGACATGCCCACTGCTGCAGAGAGGCAGGAGATACTCGCTGCTGTTGGAGGGAAACCATACTGAGCAAACCACACAGTCACGCAGAGACACTGTGAAGTGCCCAGGACATATAACAAGCTTTTGCTTACTTGTGGTGCTTCTACAGCGCAGTGGCTGGGTTTCTGACCTTGTGTCAAGCTCAGGTCATGTTGAAGTAACCATCTGTGGCTTGACTTAATTTTAACATCAAATATAAAGACAGGCAAGTCACAGACAATCAAGTAAAATGTTGATTATTTCAGATTCATCAACACTGTGAAATAAACTCAACATAAAAAGGAATGAAGCATTTTTGAATGTCctataaatgtttgaattgtttCAGTAAAACCATAAGTGTGAATATTCAATGATGTGCTTATGTGTTGTCAATTATATGTCATCATGAATATTCTAGATCCTCACATGCTCCGACCTAATAAATCAGCAGTATGATTCACCCTGTAGAACAGTCTGGGATGAGCACAACTACATCTAAGGAATCGGTGGAAGGGAGAATGAGTATTACATAATCTTTGTAGTGTCAGCTGCAGGTGAaacttgtgtatttttatacagaACTGTATTTTGTGCCCTATAAATTTTATATATTGGAGTCAAGGTAAGAGGAGATCACTGCACAGCTAGAATGGACAGAAGGAATGATAACGTGACAAAAGAAATGTGAATCTGAACTTTATAACAAGTTTTAAGCACCGtcaaagttattattttaattatttattgtaatatgtACAAGTTCCACTATACGTAGCTGCAACATGTATTTAATGAGTCAGAAATAAAGGTAGAATAACGTTTATAATCAAACTTTTTTGTTACTAATTCATTGATATGTAAGTAGCTGCATTTCATGTTGGAGCTGGTGGAGGATTTTCTGCTTCATGTGCTGCACATCTGCATAAACATTTCACTTGAAAAAATAAGTGTggtcagtaaataaataaataagtctaTTATAAATGAATTAAGCTATTTAATAAAATGGACAGTCTAAGGTAAATGAGTAGCCTAAAGTAATTAAGGACAGTTTTCAGGTACTTTGCATGAACATTTCCATGTTCTCCAACTTCGTCCACAACTTTAGAGAAATAATGAAGTTTTTCTCCCATCACTGTAAAGTGAGAAGAATTTTTCATTCAAGACtaattttaacaacatttatttatttatttgtttaaccaAGTGCATTAATTGAGAACCAATTCTCATTTACAATAAGCCCGATgcaaaacatgttatttaaaacaaaaaagtacaaaaacacaacaaaagaacatttcaacaaattcaaacattcaTAATGAAAGTATAGTATATGCAGTGATACATTAAAAGGGGATAGTTAAAATGATCTTGCAGTACTGTTTGTATTGAATAAAAGACCGGAGCTTTAGTTAGAGGTTCTTGCAATTGATTCCAGTCATGTGCTGCAGAAAACGTACAGAAGcactcaaaaaaacaacaactaaaaaacacaatatacatAAGCCGGCTGCTACCCAGAGACTATATGTTTTCTGTGGTTTAAGAAATATCATTTACATAAGTAAAAGTAATCCATTCAAAGTACTCTTTATGTACAATGAGTCATTACAAACCAGTGAATATTTTACTGGATGTGTCACTTTACTGTTGCAGCTCGtcacaaaaacaatttgacGACTTTATACGCTGCTGACcacatgtttttattcacattgaATTACTTTCATCGTGTCACAGTCTATGTTTCATCTCGATTTAACCTTTCTCAGCCGAGCACAACTCCAACTGTGCTATTTACATCCTACTTTTAACCGAGACCAAACCCTGACCGCGGAAGGATATAGTCGCAAAGATCAGACCCAACTGTCTGTCACATATAGGCTGAACCTTCATTAGCTATAATCCTACTGTTTAACTCTTACATTTCACTAATCTACGGATTTCAGGAATTGTTAGCAGCCCAGTTATCATTAGAAATAACAACTTCGGCAGGTAAGCAAATGTATTTCACCGTCATTTCCTTTACTATTTCATACAATTACACGTTCAAATGTGACCAAACTGTCTACCTTCTATGAGGTGGGCTTCTAAGAGATTTCACTAATTAGCTTTCGCCTGCTAACATCCTTTTATTTTatgctgctgcagctaattGGTGGAGTTGACAGGCCATTAAGCATTAGTTGCACTTTCTAGCTGCTGCAGAGCTGTTAATGTCATAGTTTATAGTGACCCTGTTACAAAGTTagtctttttaattaatttctcagCTGCCACTTTGGAGAAGCAGCCTTGATTTGTGTGAGCGCAATGACCAATTCACTAAATGTAACAAATAGAACTTTGTTGAAGATTTGAGTGGACACTACATAGGTGACTGGGTGTGATCTAGTTGAACAATGAACTCATTGATCTGTGGCTCCATAGATACATATGAATCCGCTAAATAAGGGGAAAACAATCAGCATTATTCACCAAAGGCCACCTTATATTCAAGGCTGTTTGACTTTACATTTTGCATAACATTTTTTCTCAATTGCTCATCCTCAAATTTAACCAGGGGGGGTGCTGTGGAGGGCTTTTGTGACCCAGACTCATTAAACACAACTGCAGCAGTACAAACAGTGCAACTGTGCAGCTCTGCTAACTTTTTGCTCTGCAGTactaattcagtgtttttataagAATATCTCAATATTTCAGAATTTTCTTAATTTGTCTTCAATTGATCTCAATGCTACAATCTGCCACGTAAGCAAGCAGTCCCCTTACACTCAAAGTCAATCCAGTGTGCTCTGCCTCACCCTgcttcctctccctgctctgctatgaTCTGCCACGCTCCAACATGCATCCGTCCTGCACTTCACTGAAATTTCCATAAATAACTTTTATGATTAAGCACAAACAACTGATAGTCAATGATTGGTTTGGAGGTTGTGTCTCgctcaaaaactaaaaattaaatatatcaaCTGCTCCCAGTGCTGTTCAGCAAGTCTGGGTAACTGAACCCTTCGACAGCACCTCTCCAAAAATAAATACGTTTTAGAACATTATTGCAATGCTCTACATATTTGGATTAGAGAGTCATCCCTCATACGCTGCATCCATCACCTTCACATGTGCTGTAGGTCATTTGTAAACAAACAATGTTTTGCTTCACAGACTGTGCTGCCCTCTCTAACCATCTCATGGATGACTACGTTAATCTCTGCTGTTCATTTGGGTAATTTTAAGATTTACTTCCTCTTTCCCAACCTTTAGTTAGAATCGACATGTTACTTTTTAGGATTGTTGATGATGTTCTGGATTGaatagtaaaaaaaagagaacaaattgCAAGAGCACCACAGTGACCTTTTTGAAATTTGAGTTGTAACAAATTAGTACATTTCTAAACCTCTCTGCCTGCCCTTTGATTCTGGTCATCGTAGATTCTCCCATCAACTGCTCTTAACTGCTTTATCATATAGAGTACTGGGTGATGGAAATTGTGTATCGCAGTAATTTGCCCCCAAACCTTCAGTTTTTAATGAAGTACACTGTTCTCTTTCAGTtgagtaaaatgtttccaatgattctggatttttattattattaatattattatattattattgttattatagtAGTTATTAATTGGCCTAATTAGACAATTTGTCTCCAAGTATGATTTATCAACACCTAAGCCTTTTAAAAACCCGCTCTACATAATAACTTGTCTTGAATCGCCTTTTCTCAGGCTTCCTGTGTGGACAGCATCACTGATCCGTGCTGCCAGACGCCTCAGGAATGACCACGCTCGTCGGAAGAAATTCTATCGTCTTCTGCAGAGGAAACTGGTCAGTACTCACGTAATGAATTGTGTACTACAACCATATatcatatatacattttaagcTAATTTATGActttataaacaaatacattaataaaagtCAATATAGTTATTTTTATCTACTTTATCAATCCCCATGTGAAAATGATTGTGGACAGGCTGCTACATTTAAAGCTTTTAGGTTTTAGGGTTCCGTGTTTttttcaaggacactttgacatgtggctaGGAGCAACCATGAGTCCAATCATTGACcttgtggtccatggatgaccaTAGCTGCCccatatataaaaacatatataactTTATATCTATAGCAATGTTTAAACACGTGTTACAAAGTGGCTTACAAAGACAATATGTGAGTCCTTTTAAGAGACAAGATTGTTGGCTTATTTCTATGTTAAGTTTGGAGGACAAAATGCTGGTGGTGGGGGTTGATAATTTTTTCACCTACTGTAGACTTACAGCAGTATATTAATAGATCTCCCACAGTGCAGACTTTTAACAGTTTTGAACAGTAATTTCACGTGATCCATGTTATTACCTATTTACCACCACCAGTTGCCATGAATTTAGGGGTTTCTGCATCTTGTCAGATAGC is a window encoding:
- the chchd7 gene encoding coiled-coil-helix-coiled-coil-helix domain-containing protein 7, with protein sequence MDKNARKLRNQDVNPCLEETDASQKCLDAYKYDKDMCSAYFQRYRNCRKYWHNIMVQRRRDGVKPDMPTAAERQEILAAVGGKPY